A single window of Pseudoduganella plicata DNA harbors:
- a CDS encoding chorismate--pyruvate lyase family protein, with protein sequence MRERSLRQANWMGHVLAVNAPHALRHWLTGGGSLTAKLKQHSATFRVQVLHQHVATCLADETRAIGLHRPGRVWEREVLLRCDNTPVVYAHTVVPMSADATDWPLFSALGERSLGTTLFGDPRVRRGALEYARLRDTHPLALRARSALKEHGAAAAEEQLLYARRCLYRRRQGTLLVTEVFLPSVTRLVPRTWNTR encoded by the coding sequence ATGAGGGAACGCTCGCTGCGCCAGGCGAACTGGATGGGCCACGTCCTGGCCGTCAACGCGCCGCACGCGCTGCGCCACTGGCTGACGGGCGGCGGCTCGCTGACGGCAAAACTCAAACAGCACAGCGCAACCTTCCGCGTGCAGGTGCTGCACCAGCACGTCGCCACCTGCCTCGCGGACGAGACGCGCGCCATCGGCCTGCATCGCCCGGGGCGGGTGTGGGAAAGGGAAGTGCTGCTGCGGTGTGATAATACGCCCGTCGTCTATGCCCACACCGTCGTACCGATGAGCGCCGACGCCACCGACTGGCCGCTGTTCTCCGCACTGGGCGAACGCTCGCTGGGAACCACGCTGTTCGGCGATCCGCGCGTGCGGCGCGGCGCCCTGGAATATGCGCGGCTGCGCGACACGCATCCGCTGGCGCTGCGTGCGCGGTCGGCGCTGAAGGAACATGGCGCGGCCGCGGCCGAAGAACAATTGCTGTATGCACGGCGCTGCCTGTACCGGCGCCGCCAGGGCACGCTGCTGGTGACGGAGGTCTTCCTGCCGTCCGTCACGCGGCTGGTCCCACGAACATGGAATACGAGATGA
- the prmA gene encoding 50S ribosomal protein L11 methyltransferase has translation MSWTEIVIEVARDNAEALSDALIEAGALSVSVEDADEGTEQEKPLFGEPGMEPKEAAWEHSRVVALTDVDADQAAIVVEAAAAIGLAAAPAFTTRKVDDEDWVRLTQSQFEPIHIGRNIWVVPSWHEAPDANALILELDPGLAFGTGSHPTTKLCMEWLEAHPAPQQSVLDYGCGSGILAMVARKLGATKVAGVDIDPQAIESARDNAARNKVEDIEFFVPEDFAQSAHADARFDIVVANILSSPLKLMAPMLSGRVADGGALVLSGVLARQAEEVAAAYAPFIKLSVWAEHEGWVALHGRLGSATALPAR, from the coding sequence ATGAGCTGGACTGAAATCGTCATCGAAGTCGCCCGCGACAACGCGGAGGCTCTGTCCGACGCACTGATCGAGGCGGGCGCGCTGTCCGTCTCCGTCGAGGATGCGGACGAAGGCACCGAGCAGGAAAAACCCCTGTTCGGCGAGCCGGGCATGGAGCCGAAGGAAGCGGCGTGGGAACACAGCCGCGTCGTGGCGCTGACCGATGTCGACGCCGACCAGGCAGCCATCGTGGTCGAGGCGGCAGCCGCCATCGGCCTGGCCGCCGCCCCCGCCTTCACCACCCGCAAGGTGGACGACGAGGACTGGGTGCGCCTGACGCAGTCGCAGTTCGAACCGATCCACATCGGCAGGAACATCTGGGTCGTGCCGAGCTGGCACGAAGCGCCCGATGCGAATGCGCTGATTCTGGAGCTGGACCCGGGTCTCGCCTTCGGCACGGGCAGCCATCCCACCACGAAGCTGTGCATGGAGTGGCTGGAAGCCCATCCGGCACCGCAGCAATCCGTGCTCGATTACGGCTGCGGTTCCGGCATTCTCGCCATGGTGGCCCGCAAGCTGGGCGCCACCAAGGTCGCCGGTGTCGACATCGATCCGCAGGCGATCGAATCGGCGCGCGACAACGCCGCGCGCAACAAGGTCGAGGATATCGAGTTCTTCGTGCCGGAAGACTTCGCGCAGTCGGCCCACGCGGATGCCCGCTTCGACATCGTCGTGGCCAACATCCTGTCGTCGCCGTTGAAGCTGATGGCGCCGATGCTGTCCGGCCGCGTGGCCGACGGCGGCGCGCTGGTGCTGTCCGGCGTGCTGGCCCGCCAGGCCGAGGAAGTGGCGGCGGCGTATGCGCCGTTCATCAAGCTCTCCGTCTGGGCCGAGCACGAAGGCTGGGTCGCCCTGCACGGCCGCCTGGGCAGCGCCACCGCCCTGCCGGCGCGTTAA
- the aroQ gene encoding type II 3-dehydroquinate dehydratase yields the protein MAKHLLLLNGPNLNLLGTREPHIYGATTLADVERAAQEQASTAGAQLVFFQSNHEGALIDRIHAARGEGVDYIVINPGGYTHTSVALRDALAGVAIPFVEVHISNIYQREAFRHHSYLSAIATGTICGLGIEGYRLAIDFALKSS from the coding sequence ATGGCAAAACACTTGCTGCTGCTGAACGGCCCCAATCTGAATCTGCTGGGGACGCGCGAGCCACACATCTACGGTGCCACGACACTGGCCGATGTTGAACGGGCCGCACAAGAGCAGGCAAGCACGGCAGGTGCACAGCTGGTTTTCTTCCAGAGCAACCACGAAGGCGCACTGATCGACCGCATTCACGCCGCGCGTGGCGAAGGCGTGGATTACATCGTCATCAATCCGGGCGGCTATACCCATACCAGTGTCGCGCTGCGCGACGCGCTGGCCGGGGTGGCCATCCCGTTCGTGGAAGTCCATATTTCGAATATTTATCAGCGCGAAGCGTTCCGCCACCATTCCTATCTCAGTGCGATCGCAACCGGCACGATCTGCGGCCTCGGCATCGAGGGATACCGCCTTGCCATCGACTTTGCTCTAAAAAGCAGTTAA
- a CDS encoding TlpA family protein disulfide reductase, with the protein MNKKHLFAYGIVAVLFAASGFLVGGKLKPAPEPMTFKPAPGGGGAAPLASEPAGPVANLFAQTMPDDQGTQQALAQWRGKPLLVNFWAPWCAPCVQEMPELSRLQTDGKYKDLQVIGIGIDTPANIAEFNRKFKLGFPLLVGGTNGTELSRTLGNTQGGLPFTVLIGADGTVKKGYLGRLNFDKLAQDLGTL; encoded by the coding sequence ATGAATAAAAAGCATCTGTTTGCGTACGGCATCGTCGCCGTGCTGTTTGCCGCGTCCGGCTTCCTTGTCGGCGGCAAGCTGAAACCGGCGCCGGAGCCGATGACCTTCAAGCCCGCACCCGGTGGCGGCGGGGCCGCGCCTCTCGCCAGCGAGCCGGCCGGTCCGGTTGCCAACCTGTTTGCGCAAACCATGCCCGACGATCAAGGCACGCAGCAGGCGCTGGCCCAGTGGCGCGGCAAGCCGCTGCTGGTGAACTTCTGGGCCCCCTGGTGCGCCCCATGTGTACAGGAAATGCCGGAGCTGTCGCGCCTGCAGACGGACGGAAAATACAAAGACCTGCAGGTGATCGGCATCGGCATCGATACGCCAGCCAACATCGCCGAATTCAACCGGAAATTCAAGCTCGGCTTCCCGCTGCTGGTGGGCGGCACGAACGGCACAGAACTGTCGCGCACGCTTGGGAACACTCAGGGCGGCCTGCCATTTACCGTGCTGATCGGCGCCGACGGCACAGTCAAAAAAGGCTATCTGGGACGGCTCAATTTCGACAAGCTGGCGCAGGATCTGGGCACATTGTGA
- a CDS encoding YggT family protein, with the protein MPVLLSIVMLIVDTVAVLLGSVLLLRFWMQATRVRPPSSVAQFTFQLSDWLVKPMRRIVPGVGGYDWASLLGAFLIVLLASSLLLIGGVPVETVLKVALLRFLRWILYGFMILLVVEAIFSWVNPHAPLAPFVRALNEPLLRPIRRVVPLVGNLDLSLLVALVLLQIAQLVLGMAFSG; encoded by the coding sequence ATGCCCGTGCTTCTTAGTATTGTGATGCTGATCGTCGATACCGTCGCCGTCCTGCTGGGCAGCGTCCTGCTGCTGCGGTTCTGGATGCAGGCGACGCGCGTACGTCCGCCATCGTCGGTGGCGCAGTTTACGTTCCAGCTGTCGGACTGGCTGGTGAAACCCATGCGCCGCATCGTGCCCGGCGTGGGTGGTTATGACTGGGCCAGCCTGCTGGGTGCCTTTCTGATCGTGCTGCTGGCGTCGTCGCTGCTGCTGATCGGCGGGGTGCCGGTGGAGACGGTGCTGAAGGTGGCGCTGCTGCGCTTCCTGCGCTGGATCCTGTACGGCTTCATGATCCTGCTGGTCGTCGAGGCGATCTTCAGCTGGGTCAACCCGCATGCGCCGCTGGCGCCGTTCGTGCGGGCGCTGAACGAGCCGCTGCTGCGGCCGATCCGGCGCGTCGTGCCGCTGGTGGGGAATCTGGATCTGTCGCTGCTGGTGGCGCTGGTGCTGCTGCAGATTGCGCAGCTGGTGCTGGGGATGGCGTTTTCAGGATAA
- a CDS encoding RNB domain-containing ribonuclease, producing the protein MNVFFEESGDFKVGTVLSQAGEAYQVELASGKRSKVKSRDVLLQYEKPAPEVLLEQAKAVAADVDLDFLWEVAGEEEFGFADLGAEYFGHPPLPHEAAGLILTLHSAPIYFHKKGRGRYKAAPEQTLKAALAGIEKKKQQAVIQQGYVDELKANVLPASMRNIVQQLLFKPDKNTIEYKALDAACNELHTTPARLMLAVGGVGSAKDLHMAKFLFENFPKGHGFPDVAVPAAPAGLPVANVEAFSIDDVTTTEIDDAFSVVHQPDGKVRIGIHIAAPGLGIKPDDAIDKIARARMSTVYMPGDKITMLPDSIVNAFTLAEGKTCPALSLYATLDPSDWSVVSTETRAELVPIANNLRHNELDDVVNEETLESGAGDYPRKAELTLLWGWARHLEAGRMVKREAFGLKPEQNNRVDFNFYVEDDVVTISRRKRGAPLDKIVAELMIFANSTWGKLMHDHGVPGIYRSQGQGVGGWNAKMQVRMVTHAAPHQGLGVDQYAWSTSPLRRYTDLVNQWQILAVAEKGVMAPLVAPFKQKDANLFAIVSAFDAAYAAYADFQANMERYWCLRWLGQHDAKQVDAVVLKDEVLRLTEIPLIIRLPGMPSVARGAAVKLDVLRWDEVDLSIETRLLEVATDQAPAADVDFDEEAEEVLAGETVPELVPDPDQPADEKAEVAELADEADQPPAN; encoded by the coding sequence ATGAATGTCTTTTTTGAAGAATCCGGCGATTTCAAGGTCGGAACCGTGCTTTCCCAGGCTGGCGAGGCCTACCAGGTGGAGCTGGCCAGCGGCAAACGCAGCAAGGTGAAGTCGCGCGACGTGCTGCTGCAGTACGAAAAGCCCGCGCCGGAAGTGCTGCTGGAGCAGGCGAAAGCCGTGGCGGCCGATGTCGATCTCGACTTCCTGTGGGAAGTGGCGGGCGAAGAGGAATTCGGCTTCGCCGACCTGGGCGCCGAATACTTCGGCCACCCGCCGCTGCCGCACGAGGCGGCGGGCCTGATCCTGACCCTGCACTCGGCGCCCATCTATTTTCACAAGAAAGGGCGCGGCCGCTACAAGGCGGCGCCGGAACAGACGCTGAAGGCCGCGCTGGCCGGCATCGAAAAGAAAAAGCAGCAGGCCGTGATCCAGCAGGGCTATGTGGACGAGCTCAAGGCCAATGTGCTTCCCGCGTCGATGCGCAACATCGTCCAGCAGCTGCTCTTCAAGCCGGACAAGAACACCATCGAATACAAGGCACTGGACGCGGCCTGCAACGAGCTGCACACGACGCCGGCGCGCCTGATGCTCGCCGTCGGCGGCGTCGGCTCGGCCAAGGACCTGCACATGGCAAAGTTCCTGTTCGAGAATTTCCCGAAAGGGCACGGCTTCCCGGACGTGGCGGTACCTGCCGCGCCGGCCGGCCTGCCGGTGGCCAACGTCGAGGCGTTCTCCATCGACGACGTGACGACGACGGAAATCGACGACGCGTTTTCCGTGGTGCACCAGCCGGACGGCAAGGTGCGCATCGGCATCCACATCGCCGCACCGGGCCTGGGCATCAAGCCCGACGACGCCATCGACAAGATCGCGCGCGCGCGCATGTCGACCGTGTATATGCCGGGCGACAAGATCACGATGCTGCCCGATTCGATCGTCAACGCGTTCACGCTGGCCGAGGGCAAGACGTGTCCGGCGCTGTCGCTGTATGCAACGCTCGATCCGTCCGACTGGTCCGTCGTCTCGACCGAGACGCGCGCCGAACTCGTCCCGATCGCCAACAACCTGCGCCACAACGAGCTCGATGATGTCGTCAACGAGGAAACGCTGGAGAGCGGAGCGGGCGACTATCCGCGCAAGGCGGAACTGACGCTGCTGTGGGGCTGGGCGCGCCACCTGGAAGCGGGCCGCATGGTCAAGCGCGAGGCGTTCGGACTGAAGCCGGAGCAGAACAACCGCGTCGACTTCAACTTCTATGTCGAGGACGACGTCGTCACGATCTCGCGCCGCAAGCGCGGCGCGCCGCTGGACAAGATCGTGGCCGAGCTGATGATCTTTGCCAACAGCACGTGGGGCAAGCTGATGCACGACCATGGCGTGCCGGGCATCTACCGCAGCCAGGGGCAGGGCGTGGGTGGCTGGAACGCGAAAATGCAGGTGCGCATGGTGACGCACGCGGCGCCGCACCAGGGTCTCGGTGTCGACCAGTACGCGTGGAGCACGTCGCCGCTGCGCCGTTACACGGACCTCGTCAACCAGTGGCAGATCCTGGCCGTGGCCGAGAAGGGCGTCATGGCGCCGCTGGTGGCGCCGTTCAAGCAGAAGGACGCCAACCTGTTCGCCATCGTCTCCGCGTTCGACGCCGCCTACGCGGCTTACGCCGACTTCCAGGCGAACATGGAGCGCTACTGGTGCCTGCGCTGGCTGGGCCAGCACGACGCGAAGCAGGTCGATGCCGTCGTGCTGAAGGACGAAGTGCTGCGCCTGACGGAGATCCCGCTGATCATCCGCCTGCCGGGCATGCCGTCGGTGGCGCGCGGCGCTGCCGTCAAGCTGGACGTGCTGCGCTGGGACGAAGTGGACCTGTCGATCGAAACGCGCCTGCTGGAGGTCGCGACGGATCAGGCCCCGGCTGCCGACGTCGACTTCGACGAGGAAGCCGAAGAAGTGCTGGCCGGCGAGACGGTGCCGGAACTGGTGCCCGACCCGGACCAGCCGGCCGACGAGAAAGCGGAAGTGGCGGAGTTGGCGGACGAAGCGGATCAGCCGCCAGCGAACTGA
- a CDS encoding carbohydrate kinase family protein: MNQTSLICGSLAIDVIMQYEGRFGDTLLADQLHKVNVSFLVPTMRTEFGGCSGNIAYNLKLLGGDPRIVGVMGQDCAAYLERLQKLGISTQNILIKKDAYNAQCFVTADSDNNQINAFHPGAMSFAHENNIEDAGPARLAIISPDGHLGMLKHADDLARLNIPFIFDPGQQMPMFTPEQLIAFIDKATYVTCNDYEIELLVDRTGLSLADIANRLEALIVTRGEKGSEIYTKGTSIDIPAVQADAVLDPTGCGDAYRAGLLYGLTHDLGWETTGRLASLLGAIKIAHKGAQNHVLTKEEIADRFEQAFGYKY, encoded by the coding sequence ATGAACCAGACATCCCTGATCTGTGGCTCGCTTGCCATCGACGTCATCATGCAATATGAAGGACGCTTCGGCGACACGCTGCTGGCCGACCAGCTGCACAAGGTCAACGTGTCGTTCCTCGTGCCGACCATGCGCACGGAATTCGGCGGCTGCTCCGGCAATATCGCCTATAACCTGAAGCTGCTGGGCGGCGATCCGCGCATCGTCGGCGTCATGGGCCAGGACTGCGCCGCCTACCTGGAACGCCTGCAGAAGCTGGGCATTTCGACGCAGAACATCCTGATCAAGAAGGACGCCTACAACGCGCAGTGTTTCGTCACGGCCGACTCGGACAATAACCAGATCAACGCGTTCCACCCGGGCGCGATGTCGTTCGCGCACGAGAACAATATCGAGGACGCCGGTCCGGCGCGCCTGGCGATCATCTCGCCGGACGGCCATCTGGGCATGCTCAAGCACGCCGACGACCTGGCGCGCCTGAACATTCCGTTCATCTTCGATCCGGGCCAGCAGATGCCGATGTTCACGCCCGAGCAGCTGATCGCCTTTATCGACAAGGCTACCTACGTCACCTGCAACGACTACGAGATCGAGCTGCTGGTCGACCGCACGGGCCTGTCCCTGGCCGATATCGCGAATCGCCTGGAAGCGCTGATCGTCACGCGCGGAGAGAAGGGTTCGGAGATCTACACGAAAGGTACCAGCATCGACATCCCGGCCGTGCAGGCCGACGCCGTGCTGGACCCGACGGGCTGTGGCGACGCCTACCGCGCCGGCCTGCTGTACGGCCTGACGCACGACCTGGGTTGGGAAACGACGGGCCGCCTGGCCAGCCTGCTGGGCGCGATCAAGATCGCCCACAAGGGTGCCCAGAACCACGTGCTGACGAAGGAAGAAATCGCCGACCGCTTCGAGCAGGCCTTCGGCTACAAGTACTGA
- the accC gene encoding acetyl-CoA carboxylase biotin carboxylase subunit, with amino-acid sequence MFEKILIANRGEIALRIQRACREMGIKTVVVHSEADKDAKYVKLADESVCIGPAQSSLSYLNMPAIISAAEVTDAEAIHPGYGFLSENADFAERVEKSGFVFIGPRSDSIRLMGDKVSAKQAMIKAGVPCVPGSDGALPDDPKAIVQIARKVGYPVIIKAAGGGGGRGMRVVHTEAALLNAVTMTKTEAGSAFGNPEVYMEKYLENPRHVEIQILADEHRNAVWLGERDCSMQRRHQKVIEEAPAPGIPRKLIEKIGDRCAEACRKIGYRGAGTFEFLYENGEFYFIEMNTRVQVEHPVTEMITGIDIVQEQIRIACGEKLRFRQRDVMLSGHAIECRINAEDPFKFTPSPGRITSWHTPGGPGVRVDSHSYAGYYVPPHYDSMIGKLITYGATREQAIRRMQIALSEMVVEGIQTNIPLHRELMVDARFIEGGTNIHYLEQRLAEMPKAGS; translated from the coding sequence ATGTTTGAAAAAATCCTCATTGCCAACCGCGGTGAAATCGCGCTGCGTATCCAGCGCGCCTGCCGCGAGATGGGCATCAAGACGGTGGTCGTCCACTCCGAAGCGGACAAGGACGCGAAGTACGTCAAGCTGGCCGACGAATCCGTCTGCATCGGCCCCGCGCAGTCGTCGCTGAGCTATCTGAACATGCCGGCGATCATCAGCGCCGCCGAAGTCACCGACGCCGAAGCGATCCACCCGGGCTATGGCTTCCTGTCCGAGAACGCGGACTTCGCCGAACGCGTGGAGAAATCCGGCTTCGTCTTCATCGGCCCGCGCTCCGACTCGATCCGCCTGATGGGCGACAAGGTCTCGGCCAAGCAGGCGATGATCAAGGCCGGCGTGCCTTGCGTGCCCGGTTCCGACGGCGCGCTGCCGGACGATCCGAAAGCCATCGTGCAGATCGCCCGCAAGGTGGGCTACCCCGTCATCATCAAGGCGGCCGGCGGCGGCGGCGGCCGTGGCATGCGTGTCGTGCACACGGAAGCGGCGCTGCTCAATGCCGTCACGATGACGAAGACGGAAGCCGGCTCCGCCTTCGGCAACCCCGAGGTCTACATGGAGAAGTACCTGGAGAACCCACGCCACGTGGAAATCCAGATCCTCGCCGACGAACACCGCAACGCCGTCTGGCTGGGTGAACGCGACTGCTCGATGCAGCGCCGCCACCAGAAGGTCATCGAGGAAGCGCCGGCACCGGGCATCCCGCGCAAGCTGATCGAAAAGATCGGCGACCGCTGCGCCGAAGCGTGCCGCAAGATCGGCTACCGCGGCGCCGGCACGTTCGAGTTCCTGTACGAGAACGGCGAGTTCTACTTCATCGAGATGAATACCCGCGTGCAGGTCGAACACCCGGTCACGGAAATGATCACGGGGATCGACATCGTGCAGGAGCAGATCCGCATCGCCTGCGGCGAGAAGCTGCGCTTCCGCCAGCGCGACGTGATGCTGTCCGGTCACGCGATCGAATGCCGCATCAATGCCGAGGATCCGTTCAAGTTCACGCCCTCCCCTGGACGCATCACGTCGTGGCATACACCGGGCGGTCCGGGCGTGCGCGTGGACTCCCATTCGTATGCGGGTTACTATGTACCGCCGCACTACGACTCGATGATCGGCAAGCTGATTACCTATGGCGCCACGCGCGAACAGGCGATCCGCCGCATGCAGATCGCCCTGTCGGAAATGGTGGTCGAGGGCATCCAGACCAACATTCCGCTGCACCGCGAACTGATGGTCGATGCCCGCTTCATCGAAGGCGGCACCAACATTCACTATCTGGAACAACGACTGGCGGAAATGCCCAAGGCAGGTTCATGA
- the accB gene encoding acetyl-CoA carboxylase biotin carboxyl carrier protein — translation MDLRKLKTLIDLVAESDIAELEVTEGESKVRIVKSSAMPQNQVVMMPSHGAPAQFAPAAPSAAPVAAPAAAPVAAEPTGHIVKSPMVGTFYRSSAPGSAPFIEVGSTVKEGDTLCIIEAMKLLNEIDADKSGTVTQILVENGQPVEFGQPLFVIG, via the coding sequence ATGGATCTACGCAAGCTCAAGACGTTGATTGACTTGGTTGCCGAATCGGATATTGCAGAACTCGAAGTGACCGAGGGCGAGAGCAAGGTACGCATCGTCAAGTCCTCCGCCATGCCGCAAAACCAGGTCGTCATGATGCCGTCGCACGGAGCTCCGGCCCAGTTCGCACCGGCTGCGCCGAGCGCCGCGCCGGTTGCCGCGCCCGCGGCCGCTCCGGTGGCTGCCGAGCCGACCGGCCATATCGTCAAGTCGCCAATGGTCGGCACGTTCTACCGTTCCTCCGCTCCGGGCAGTGCCCCGTTCATCGAAGTGGGCAGCACGGTCAAGGAAGGCGACACGCTGTGCATCATCGAAGCGATGAAGCTGCTCAATGAAATCGATGCCGACAAGTCCGGCACCGTCACCCAGATTCTGGTCGAGAACGGCCAGCCGGTCGAGTTCGGCCAGCCTCTGTTCGTGATCGGCTGA
- a CDS encoding YqiA/YcfP family alpha/beta fold hydrolase, with protein MILYLHGFRSSPRSMKGRLLAERMAALGRADEYVAPQLPASPRLAMAQAFALVAGVRADDLCIVGSSLGGYYATWMAERLGCRAVLLNPAVTPLLDLEKYVGVTTMYHSDEPFEFRREYIDELRAFAVPTITRPERYFLLAATGDEVLDYRTMVAHYAGARQHVIDGSDHGIGEFAQYVDEVLAFGHVHGAA; from the coding sequence ATGATCCTCTATTTACACGGGTTCCGCTCGTCGCCCCGGTCGATGAAGGGGCGGCTGCTGGCCGAGCGCATGGCGGCGCTGGGCCGCGCGGACGAGTACGTCGCGCCGCAATTGCCGGCGTCGCCCAGGCTGGCGATGGCGCAGGCATTCGCGCTGGTGGCCGGTGTGCGGGCGGACGACCTGTGCATCGTCGGCTCGTCGCTGGGCGGCTACTACGCCACGTGGATGGCCGAACGGCTGGGCTGCCGCGCCGTGCTGCTCAATCCCGCCGTCACGCCGCTCCTCGATCTGGAGAAATACGTGGGCGTGACGACGATGTATCACAGCGACGAGCCGTTTGAATTCCGGCGCGAATACATCGACGAGCTGCGCGCCTTTGCCGTGCCGACCATCACGCGGCCGGAGCGCTACTTCCTGCTGGCTGCCACCGGCGACGAAGTGCTGGATTACCGCACGATGGTGGCGCACTATGCGGGCGCGCGCCAGCACGTCATCGACGGCAGCGACCATGGCATCGGCGAGTTTGCGCAGTACGTGGACGAGGTGCTGGCGTTCGGCCACGTGCACGGCGCCGCATGA
- a CDS encoding DUF3426 domain-containing protein, translated as MALATQCPHCHTVFRVAHDQLKLRGGIVRCGACNEIFDGNAALVEPALPPLPLHSSGGSPGTPLDLELDIEPAPVAAANFDPVEPAPVAQPALAVQREPEPEPEPEHLATDAPPSEPAAPNPVPDKAPAAPARHEDSDFDLPSEHIVAVALDDVHSFDDTPPAPEPLARDETADIADDSAVRAADDAAAADLLTGAPESASLAAGSGAVARADEAHEGDEPEFIRQANRREHLGRNARVVMRWGTPLLVLLLLLQIGTTFRNPLAARYPALAPALSALCAPFLCKVELPMQIDTLAIEQGELQTLSDNTFSFATVLRNGSRTAQAWPHIELVLNDAADKPVLRRVFAPRDYLGNPADLRQGFRPRSEQPVKLYFQLNRLKASGYHIAIFYP; from the coding sequence ATGGCGCTCGCCACCCAATGCCCCCACTGTCATACGGTTTTCCGGGTCGCCCACGACCAGCTGAAACTGCGTGGTGGCATCGTGCGCTGCGGCGCCTGCAATGAAATCTTCGACGGCAACGCCGCGCTCGTGGAGCCGGCGCTGCCGCCGCTGCCTTTGCATTCCTCCGGTGGTTCTCCCGGTACGCCGCTGGATCTGGAGCTCGACATCGAGCCGGCGCCGGTAGCTGCGGCCAACTTCGATCCTGTCGAGCCTGCACCCGTTGCGCAGCCCGCGCTGGCAGTGCAGCGGGAGCCGGAGCCGGAGCCGGAGCCGGAGCATCTTGCCACCGATGCGCCGCCGTCCGAACCCGCGGCGCCGAACCCTGTGCCGGATAAAGCGCCCGCCGCGCCGGCGCGGCACGAGGACAGCGATTTCGACCTCCCCTCCGAGCACATCGTGGCCGTCGCGCTGGACGACGTGCACAGCTTCGACGACACGCCACCCGCACCTGAACCATTGGCCCGCGACGAGACTGCCGACATCGCCGACGACAGCGCCGTGCGCGCCGCCGACGACGCGGCAGCGGCGGACCTGCTGACGGGCGCGCCGGAAAGCGCGTCCCTGGCGGCCGGCAGCGGCGCCGTCGCCAGGGCGGACGAGGCCCACGAAGGCGACGAACCGGAATTCATCCGCCAGGCCAACCGCCGCGAGCACCTGGGCCGCAATGCGCGCGTCGTCATGCGCTGGGGCACGCCGCTGCTGGTGCTTCTGCTGCTGCTGCAGATCGGGACGACGTTCCGCAATCCGCTGGCGGCCCGCTATCCGGCACTGGCGCCGGCCCTGTCGGCGCTGTGCGCACCGTTTCTGTGCAAAGTCGAGCTGCCGATGCAGATCGACACGCTGGCGATCGAACAGGGCGAGCTGCAGACGCTGTCCGACAATACCTTCAGCTTTGCCACCGTGCTTCGGAACGGCTCGCGCACGGCGCAGGCGTGGCCGCATATCGAGCTGGTGCTGAACGACGCAGCCGACAAGCCCGTGCTGCGCCGCGTCTTCGCGCCGCGCGACTACCTGGGCAATCCGGCGGACCTGCGCCAGGGATTCCGGCCGCGCAGCGAGCAGCCCGTGAAACTGTATTTTCAACTGAACCGGCTCAAGGCATCGGGCTACCACATCGCCATCTTCTACCCCTGA